The sequence GCTGATGAGTTAAACCAGGCATCGGTGAATAAATGGCTAAATTGATTCCTACCCGTATTGTAGCCATAATTGGCAAAGGCCGACAATGTTGGATAGTACCGCTTGGCTACGCTCTGAACGTCAAGATCAGCCAGTTCGATTTGCGATTGTAGTGTGGCAAACTCAATCCGTTGATTATAGTCGAATTGTTCAGTTACTGGCTGAACCGTTGTCCGTTCTACTTCGTCAAGGTCGATGTCCTTTATGTCTTCCGTTAGCGCAATGTTGTCGTTTATGCCAAGCCCCATCTGAAACTTAAGCAGATAATAACTCAGCTCGATCAGATTCTGTACATTCTGCCGCTCTGCTTTCAGGTTATTGACCTGCACTTCAAGTCGGCTCACATCGATCTTTTCGGCAAAACCCTGTTTGTTCAGGCCGAGCGTGTTCTGATAGAGTGTATCGACCCGACTGATGTTCAGATCCAGCAGTTTCAATTGCTGCTCATTGACCAGGACACTATAATAGGCTTTGGCCACCTGCTCAGCAACGGTTACTTTCGAAGCCATAATATTTTTCTGCGCCAGCTGCCGATAGGTATCAGCCGCCCGTAGTCCTAGTCGATACGATGCATCGAACAAGAGCTGGTTCAGATTTCCCGTTAAACTTCCCGAGTAATTAACGCCAAACTGCACTGGAACGGCAGGAGCATCTGGTGATGCCTTAGGGTCGAAAAAGACAGCGGGCAGAAACACGCGCTGAATAATCAGATTATCCATTACCTGACCGGAAGCACTCACCTGAGGAAGTGCAACACCTCTCAGTTCACGAATACGACCTTCGGCGCTCTGAGCATCCAGCACCGAGTTTTTAACATTGATATTGTGTTCAACGGCAAACCGAATCGCTTCATTCAGCGAAAAACTCTGTCGGTCCTGAGCTAACAATAAACCCGGACTACTCAGCAGGCTGAGGAGCCAGATCATTACTGTCCGCTTGGTACTCCTTGTTATCATAACTGTGGTGGTTAACGTACTGGTTGTAAATGATAAATCCTTTTTCTGTCAGCATGCCGCGCACAAAATGGTGCATCAGTTCATGTTGAATTTCCAGCATCGTATACTGGTCTGTGGGGAAGATTTCATTGTTGAATGCTAGTTCAATTTGTTCGACCCGCAAACGGGCTAAAAGAGTTGGATTAATGTCTGACCGATACAATCCCTGAGAAATACCTTTTTGTATATTTTCAAGAATAGAATGCATAATATGTTGTTCTTTATACTGCCGGAACAACGCAAATGCCTGTGGATAGTGACGTTTAATATCAATCAATAAATTGGGACTGACCTGATCGGCATGTTTCTGCATCATTGTCAATACATGCAGAATTTCCTCTACTGGATTGTCTGTCTTAATGGTCATGCATTCCATTTCCGATTGATTCTTAACCATCTTGTCGCGCATAACCTGATAAAGAATCTGTTCCTTATCAGCGAAATGCTGATAGATGGTTTTCTTTGAAATGCCGAGTTGCCTGGCTATATCTTCCATCGTTACGGATCGAACTCCATACTTCCAAAACAATCGCTCAGTCTCCGCCAGAATTCGTTCTTTCATTATGTGAAAATAGAACTTTTACGGGGTGAACTTTGGAAACTCAAATATAGTTCGGAGTTTCCGGCTTATTTTTGGTTATATGACGAACGGCCCAAATACCGGAGTGAACCGCCGAAAAAGACCGATGAACTTGCGGCTCTTCAGGCCCTATTCCGGGGATAGAAAGATTAGATAAAAGAAACTGGACGAGTTGCTTATATAGAAAAAATACTATTCGCCAATCTGAAAAAAACGCACATCGGCTTTCACATTAGTAAGTAATTCACGCGTACGCTCCGGGCGGGCGTCGGTGATAAATAGCTGGCCGAACGCCCCTTCATCCATCTGCTGGATGAGTTTGCCGATGCGTCGGTCATCAAGTTTGTCGAAAATATCATCCAGTAGCAAAATTGGCTTAACGCCCTTCTCAGCCTGCAATTGATCAAACTGTGCCAGTTTCAGCGCAATGACGAATGTTTTCTGCTGCCCCTGAGAGCCAAATTTTTTCAAAGCAACCGGCTCGCCCGAACGATCACCGATCATGAAAGCATAATCATCTTTATGGACACCCATTGTTGTGCGTTGCAAAACCGTATCGCGCCGGCGAAAATGGCGAAACTCATCGGCAAAGTCCGGATTGCTCACCTCCGATTCATACACGATACTGACAGTCTCCCGGTCATCGCTCAGGTACGCATAGTGTGCCTGAAAACTAGGCAGGAACTCTTCCACAAACTGTCGGCGACGGTCGTGTATTTTCTGTCCCAGTTCCAGCAAGGGTTCGTCGTAGGTATCCAGCAAATCATTGTCGACCTGGTTTCGTTCGGCAAAGAGTTTTAGCAGGCTGTTCCGCTGCTTAAGCACCTGCTGATAGGTCAGGTAATTACGAAGGTATTCAGCATCGAGCTGCGATAATACGCCATCGAAGAAATGACGACGGTCTTCGCTATGCTCTCGCACGAGGTCTGTATCATTCGGAGCAACCAGCACAACCGGAAAACGGCCGATGTGCTCGCTGATGCGTTCATATGGCTTTTTGTCGGCCATCAATACCTTCCGCTGCCCCCGCTGTAAACTAATGGTAATTTGTACGGTACGCTCGTGTTCTTCAAAAATACCATCTATAATAAAATAGTCGGCATCATGCAGAATGCTCAACGCGTCCTGGCTCTGAAACGCACTTTTGCTCAATGCCAGAAAATAAACGGCATCTAATAAGTTCGTTTTACCACTACCATTTGGCCCGACAATCACGTTCACCTGTCGTCCAAACGCATACCGGCCATCTTCATAGTTCTTAAAATTGGTCAGGCTCAGCTTTTCCAGGTGCATAGGTGTATTGCATAACGCTATAATGCGTAATTTCGCAGCAGTTAATCGCTCATTCAGTTAAGTGTACTAAATGAGCAATTGATATTGGCAACAAAGATACAGGCGGTTTGTTAGGTAAACAGAGTCTCATCAAGTTGCTAAAAGCGATTGCTGATTTATATTGAACTCATTCCTCATGGCAAGCGTCAAAGAGAAATCCGAGCGGGGAACAACCGCAAAACAGAACGGCAAAGCTCCAGCAGCTGCAAAAACACAGCACCCCAAAGAGCGCTATATGTACTGGTATGAATCCATGCAGTTACAGCGTAAATTCGAAGAGAAAGCCGGACAGCTCTACGGACAACAGAAAATTCGGGGTTTCTGCCATCTTTACATTGGCCAGGAAGCCTGCTCATCAGGGTCCTATTCGGCCCTTACTAAAGATGACAAATGGATTACAGCCTATCGTGACCACGGTATCCCACTGGCCTTAGGTTCTGATCCAAAAGCCATCATGGCGGAGTTGTTTGCAAAACAAACCGGCTCCTCCAAAGGTAAAGGTGGCTCAATGCATATCTTCGACAAGTCGGTAAACTTTGTTGGCGGTCATGGTATCGTCGGGGCACAGATCCCGATGGGAGCTGGAATTGCCTTCTCCGAGAAATATAATAAGACTGGTAATCTCTGCATCTGCTTCATGGGCGATGGTGCTGTTCGGCAAGGTGCCCTGCACGAAGCGTTCAATATGGCAATGCTCTGGAAACTGCCGGTTATTTTCGTTGTCGAGAACAATGGCTATGCAATGGGTACATCCGTTGCCCGTACCTCGAACGTAACTGATTTATATACCCTTGCAGAAGCCTACGATATGCCATCTGAACCAGTCGATGCGATGAGCGTCGAAGCGGTTCACGAATCGGTTAGCCGCGCAGCTGAACGCGCTCGTGCTGGTGAAGGTCCTACATTCCTTGAGTTTCGTACGTATCGGTATCGTGGTCACTCTATGTCGGACCCACAGAAATACCGGACAAAAGATGAGCTTGAACAATACAAGCAACGTGACCCCATCGAGCATATCAAGGGTCAAATTCTAGAGCTGGGTCACGCAACAGAAGAAGATCTTGCCGCTATTGATCAGAAGATTAAAGGTATCGTTGATGAGTCAGTTAAATTTGCTGAAGAATCACCTTATCCTTCTCCTGAAGAAGCATTTAAAGATGTGTATATGCAGCAGGATTATCCATTCCTGATGGAATAATGATCGCAATGCATACCCTTACCTTTTCTCTAAACCCGGGACTTATCGTCTCGGGTTTTTTTGTTGAACTCTTTGCAATATTTAATTGTATATACATTAAATGTAACGACATTAATTTTCAAAAGTAAAAATTAGTTAACCAGTTAACCACGTTCAAATTCATGGAAACGCTCATAAACGGACTTCACCACGTTACAACGCTTGCAGGCGATACACAGAAAAATGTTGATTATTATACAGATATTCTGGGGCTTCGGTTGGTAAAGAAGACGGTCAACTTTGATGCTCCGGATGTGTATCATTTATATTATGGTAACGAGACTGGTTCGCCTGGAACGATACTAACCTTTTTCCCGTATGGCAATTTACCACGCGGTCGGAAGGGAGTTGGCCAGTTGACCTACACAGCCTTTTCGGCACCAATCGCATCACTACGTTTCTGGATGGACCGGTTGCATGAACGTAACATTCCATATGCTGGTCCGTACAAACGTTTTTCGGAAACCTATCTGCGCTTCGAAGATTTTGATGGAATGGGAATTGAACTAGTCTTTAATGACGATGATCAACGCCCTGGTTGGGACAACGGTCGAATTCCGGCTGAGTTTGCTGTGCGTGGTTTTCATACCGTCACCCTGAACGAATCAAATCCAGATCGTACCATAAAACTGCTGACCGAAAATCTACAGCATACACTGGTAGGGGAGGAGGAAGGCCGTTTCCGGTTTAAAGCTGCGAATGGCGGTTCAGGAAACTACGTAGATGTCCTGCATTCTCCTACTGATGTGCGGTCGTTACAGGGCGCAGGTTCGGTGCACCATGTGGCTTTCTCGACCGATTCCGATGAAACGCAACTGATCCTTCAGGAGCAATTGCTGACTGCTGGCTATCACGTCACCCCTGTGCAGGACCGTAACTATTTTAACAGCATTTACTTCCGTGAGCCAGGTGGTATTCTTTTCGAAGTAGCCACTAACCCTCCTGGATTTGCCGTCGATGAACCCGTTTCTGAACTGGGAACAAACCTTAAATTACCCGCTCAATACGAACCTCGTCGGGCAGCGCTGGAAGCTGAATTACCGAAGATTATCGTCAAATAAATTGATGAATGCGGAGTCTAAAAGACACACGTGTTTTACACAGTAATGGCTCTGTGTCCTTTTGGCTCCGCGTTTAAAATAACCTTTGCATTTACACGGTTATGATTCACAACCCGAATAACATCCGAACTGCCGGTAAGCCGCTCGAAGAAGCATCGAAAGTGATGATCATGGTTCACGGTCGGGGCGGATCAGCGAGTGATATTCTGTCGTTATCTCAATACATTAATGATAAGGATTTCGCTTTTATCGCGCCCGAAGCTCAGGGTAACACCTGGTATCCTTATTCATTTTTGAGGCCAGTTCAGGAAAACGAACCCTATCTGTCATCAGGTCTCGAAGTGTTGGCTAGCCTGCGCGGTCGGTTACAGGCTGACTTTAATTTTAAGCTACCTCAGATTTACTGGCTTGGTTTTTCGCAGGGTGCCTGTCTGATGCTGGAGTTCGTAGCTCGCAACGCTACCGAGTATGGTGGTGTATTTGGTCTAAGTGGCGGACTGATCGGTCCCGATGAAACGCCACGGCAGTATGAGGGGTCTTTTGGGAATACACCGATTTTTTTAGGCTGTAGTGATCGAGATGCTCATATACCAAAAGAGCGTGTTCTGGAATCAGAGCGCGTATTTCAACAGTTGGGAGCTAGTGTTACGGCAAAATTGTATCCAAATTTTCCACACACAATTAACGAAGATGAGCTAAAGATTGTTAATTTGCTGATAGCCGACAGTTAATCGTCCGGCCAACATTTAACAAATTTGCCTATGAGCCAGTATATGGTTGAATTTGACCTTCCGGCTGTTATGGATGATGGGTTCACAAACCGGATTCCTGCCCAACGGCTCAAAGTGGAGGAATTGATGGAAAAAGGCTTCCTGCTCTCTTATTCACTTTCAGTAGATCGCCAGAAATTATGGTGCATCTTCAAAGCCGATTCGGAGCTGGAAGTTATGGAGTCAATCTCGGAGTTTCCACTTATAAAATATATGACGCCGATGATCACTGAATTGATGTTTCACAATATGGTGGCCGCCCGAATTCCATTGTTCTCATTGAACTAAACGAATTGAAAACCCTTCCTTACGAAGGGTTTTTTCTTGTCCTGTAAATTGTACTTTTGCAGGCATCATTTACCCAAATATGCATAAGTAACCGGGTTTTAACTGGTTACATAATTTTATAACTGTTTGATTATCAGTTCCACGTGGAAACATTTTTTTATGTGTAGTTGAACTGCCAATTTATAAGAAACACATGACTCCCAACATACTTATTTGTCAGTCTGAACGCGAGCTTGAAACCCTGTTCGCGACTGATTTTATAGCTCATATCGATGGCAAAAAGACGCAGACACTTCGTCTATTTTACGAGGAAATTGCCGACCTTCTAGAGATCCCAGACTTCGGTTTTAACCTGGATGCGCTCAACGATTCGCTCAACGATTTGCAGTGGCTGGAAGATGAACGGATCGTTATTTACGTAACCAGCACGAATGAGTTTATCAGTAAAGAACGCGACCCAGCAAAATTAGGCAGTGTGTTAAGTATTCTGGATGCTACCGCCGAAGACTGGAAATGGGTCGATGACGACGATGAAATAACCGAGAAAAAGGAAATAGTTATTGTCTTCGAAGACAGTAGTCGAATCAGGAAGCTGCTGGATCAGGAAAGTATTGACTATAAGCAAATGTCAGAGTTGAAATAACTTATTAACGCAACAAATTTTGAAAACCTGCTGTTACACTAGTATGCCGCCGGAATACCCTTCCAGCGGCTTTTCGTGTTTGCTCATTCCAACCTGAACGTCGCTTGAAACCAGAAGATTTGCTCGGCCTGTATGCCGACGATAGTTATATAAAACTACTAGCCGAACCCTTTAGTCACAAGCCTACAAGTGAGCCGCAACGCTTACAGATCAAAGGGATGGCAGGGAGTCTGGATGCCGTATTAGCCTCATCCATCTATAAATCGGTTGGTGGTAATCACCTGTATATCCTGACTGACCGGGATGAAGCCGCTTATTTTTTCAACGATTTGCAAAATCTGCTTGGTCGTGAAGTGTTGCTATTCCCGATGTCCTATAAGAAGCCCTATCAATACGAAGAGGTTGAGAATGCGAATGTATTGATGCGGGCTGAAGTCTTGAATAAGCTCAATCCGGCTCCGAAGGATGGACTATTGATGGTGACGTATCCAGAAGCTTTGTCAGAAAAAGTTATTAACAAGCGATCGTTGCAGGCCAACACACTAACCATCCGGGTAGGAGAGAAACTGGATACCAATTTTGTTGCAGAACTGCTTAACGATTACGAGTTTGAAAAAACAGACTTTGTCTATGAAGCTGGGCAGTTTTCCGTGCGGGGGGGTATCATCGATGTGTTTTCATTTGCCAGCGAGTTCCCGTTTAGGATCGATCTGTTCGACGACGAGGTCGAAAGTATCCGCAAATTCAATCCAGAATCCCAGCTTTCGACCGATCCCGTCGATTTCATCAATATTATTCCCAATATTCAGACAAAGCTCACTCAGGAAACCCGCGAGCCATTTTTCGATTTCCTGCCCGAGGGCACGACCATCTGGGCAAAGGATGTTGAATTTACGCTCGAAATCATCGAGAAATGCTACGAAAAAGCTGAACAGAGTTTCGCTACAGTTCTGGCAAACAGCGGAGGAATTCAGATCGTAGCTGATCCTGGCGACCTGTTTGAAACCCGCCGAACATTTTTAAACGAGTTAAAAACGTTCCGCACGGTCGAGTTTGGCCGCAAATTCTATTTTAAAACCGAAAGCAGACAGCAGTATAGCTCCAAACCACAACCGTCGTTTAACAAAGATTTTAAACGATTGGTCGATGTTTTGGGCGAAAATCAGTCGAAAGGTTTTACCAATATCATTGCGGCCGAATCATTCAAACAACTCGACCGCCTTCGGACCATTTTTGAGGAACTTGATCCATTCGTAAAATTTCAGCCAATGAACGTTGGTTTGCGCGAGGGATTTATTGATGAGGCCCTTAAAATAGCGTGCTTCACCGACCACCAGATTTTTGATCGTTATTACAAATACCGTGTTCAGGATAAGTTTTCGAAGTCAAAGGCGCTAACTCTCCGCGAATTAAAGACACTTCAGCCAGGCGATTACGTTACCCACGTCGATCATGGTATTGGCCGTTTTGCTGGATTAGAGAAAGTAGACCATGCCGGGAATGAGCAGGAAGCGATTCGGCTCATTTATCGCGACAATGACATTCTGCTGGTCAGTATCCACAGTTTGCATAAGATTGCGAAGTACAGCGGCAAGGAAGGCGGCCCGCCAACCATGAGTAAACTGGGTTCGCAGGAGTGGGAACAGAAAAAATCACGTGTCCGAAAGCAGGTAAAAGATATTGCCCGCGAGCTCATTGCCCTTTACGCCAAACGTAGAACCGCACCCGGTTATGCCTACAGCCGGGATAGTTTCTTGCAGGCTGAACTTGAATCGTCGTTCCTGTACGAAGACACGCCCGATCAGGCCAAAGCGACTAACGACGTTAAAGACGATATGGAACAGCCACACCCAATGGATCGGCTGGTCTGTGGTGATGTTGGATTCGGCAAGACAGAAATTGCGATCAGAGCGGCTTTCAAAGCAGTTACGGATAATAAACAGGTAGCTGTGCTTGTGCCTACAACCATTCTGGCCATGCAGCACTTCAAGACGTTTAGTGAGCGAATGGCCGATTTCCCGGTTAAAATTGATTACATCAACCGATTCCGAACAGCTGCTCAAACGAAAGAAATTCTGAAAGGTGTCAGCTCAGGAGAGATCGGTATTCTCATTGGAACTCATCGAATTGTCAATAAAGACATCAAATTCAAGGATTTAGGGCTTTTAGTGATTGATGAAGAGCAGAAATTTGGGGTTAAAACCAAAGATCGGCTGAAAGAAATGCGGGTTGAAGTAGACGTATTAACACTTACAGCTACCCCAATTCCGCGCACGCTCCATTTTTCGCTCATGGGTGCCCGCGACCTCTCGGTCATTGCTACGCCCCCGCCCAACCGCCAGCCGGTTACGACAGAGGTACATCCATTTAATGAAACCATTATCCGTGATGCAATCAGCTATGAAATTCGGCGTGGTGGCCAGGTTTTCTTTGTGCATAATCGAGTTAACGACATCGAATCGATTGGGAACCTGATTCTGCGACTCGTTCCCGAAGCGCGTATCGGTGTAGCTCATGGTCAGATGGACGGCGATAAGCTGGAACGGGTTATGACACGATTTATTGAAGGCGATTACGATGTATTAGTATCCACCAATATTATTGAGTCGGGTCTGGATATTTCGAACGCTAATACAATTCTGATCAACAATGCACATTACTTTGGCTTATCAGATCTCCACCAGATGCGCGGTAGGGTAGGGCGGTCGAACCGGAAAGCATTTTGTTACCTGCTTACACCCCCGCCCTCCGTTATGACGTCAGATGCCCGAAAACGACTTCAGACACTTGAAGATTTTTCTGATCTGGGCGAAGGGTTCAAAATTGCCATGCGCGACCTCGACATTCGGGGTGCCGGAAATTTGCTGGGCGCCGAGCAAAGTGGCTTTGTGAACGATCTCGGTTTTGAGATGTATCATAAAATATTGGATGAAGCCGTTCAGGAACTGCGCGAAAATGAATTTAAAGATCTGTTTGAGACGAAGCCTGGCGACTTGAAGCTGGCCTTGCCTGACACCGTCATTGAAACTGACTTACAAGTCGTTATTCCAGAGCGGTATGTCTCCAATATTTCTGAGCGACTGGCTCTTTATACCCGGTTAGATAGTATCCAGAACACCGAAGAATTGCAGGCATTTCATCAGGAAGTCCTCGATCGCTTCGGTCCAATGCCGGAAGAGGTCGAAAATCTTATTAAAATGGTTAACGTTCGCTGGAAAGCCGAACGGTTGTACCTTGAAAAACTGACGCTTAAGAATAATATCCTTAAAGGCTACTTCGTTTCTAACGGGAATGATGACTTCTTCAAATCCGATCAGTTTGGCAAGGTAATTGAATACATTAAACGAAATCCAGCCCACTGTTCGTTGAAGGAATCGAAAAACCGCCTTGTTTTCACGCACAACAACGTATACTCTGTTGAGCAGCTCAATGAAATAATGGGGAATTTAACAAGTTAATAGTAGCATAAGAGAGAGGGAAGATGAGATAAAAGACCTATAATCAATCAAATAATCCGAAAGTCTTTTATTGTGTATCTTAAATCCTTTATCTTAAATTATTTTTGCACCTACGTTTTACACAAAATAGAGCAATGATTCAAAAGTATCACCTGCAACGAGTGGCTTATGTGCTGCTGGCAATGGCGGCCCTTGCATCTTGTAAGTCCAAGCACCCAACCAGCGTGCAGCCAGGGAAGAAGAGTACGGCGACGGGGATTGCTTACAACCAGAAAGACGGTTTTCAGGTAAAGAAATTTGCGGGACAGAAAGCTGGTCCAAACCTCGTTTTTGTTGAAGGTGGCCGGTTCACAATGGGTGCTCTCGAAGAAGATGTAATGAATAGCCGCGATAACCGTGAGCGCACAGTGTCGATCCAGTCTTTTTATATGGATGAGACCGAGATCGCAAACGTTCACTATCTCGAATATTTGAACGCAATCACACGCGATTCTTCGGAAGAAGTAGTAAAAGCAGCATTGCCTGATACAACTGTTTGGGCAAACCCGCTTTCGTTCAACGATTCTTACGTTACCCAATATCTTCGTTATCCGGCTTTCCGGTATTACCCGGTTGTGGGTGTGTCGTGGGTACAGGCTAGTGATTATGCTGTTTGGCGCTCGAATGCTGTCAATAACGAACTGGCAAAAGGAGGGACCAAGAAAAAAGGGGGCGGTTTCTCGCTAAAACGTAAATCGAAAAAAGAAGCAGAACCTGCTCTTGCTGAAGCAACGACATCGACAGCTCCGCCAAAACCAAGCCTGGAAAGTGGCATGGTGCTGCCCGATTATCGACTACCAACCGAAGCCGAATGGGAATATGCTGCCAAAGCCCTGATTGGAACGCAATACATGGACGAGAATCAAATTAATCAGCGGATTTATCCCTGGGATGGTTCTTCGGTTCGGAATCCAAAGAAAGGCCGCAAACAGGGGCAGATGCTGGCGAACTTCAAGCGTGGACGCGGTGACTATGCCGGTATTGCTGGGCGTTCCAATGATGGTGCTATTATCACAGCGGAGATTTATTCTTATCCAGCCAATGATTTTGGTCTCTACAACATGGCAGGTAACGTAAATGAATGGGTGTATGACGTTTATCGTCCGCTGTCTTATCAGGACGTAAATGACCTGAATCCAATTCGCCGGAATGGTTATATGGATGATGCCAAGAATTACGACTCCAAGAATAAGCAGTCGCTGATTGACGATAAGCTTAGAGTTTATAAAGGCGGTTCCTGGAACGACGTAGCTTACTGGTTATCACCAGGTACTCGCCGATTCCTGGATCAGGATTCAGCTACTGCAATGATTGGTTTCCGCTGCGCTATGATCGGTGTTGGCCGTAATAAATAGACACACAACTTACTAAATAGTAAGGCGGTCATTCAGCAATGGATGGCCGCTTTTTTGTTGATAGGGCCCAAGAAACAGTTCTAGTTAACGCGTCGTAGCAAGTGTCAATACGCCAACTGATTTACACCCAGCCCGTAACAACTCAATTGCACAGGCTTCAATAGTCGATCCCGTCGTTAATACATCGTCGACTATAACGATATTTTTCCCTTCAATTTCTTCTGGATTTGGTACGGCAAATACCGTTTTTACGTTTTCCCACCGTTCCAGGCGATTTTTCCGGGTTTGTGATTCTTTAAACCGTTTCCGAATAAGTATATCGGTTCTGGCAGGAACGTTAAGTGCTTCAGAAAGTCCTTCGGCAATCCAATCGGCCTGATTATAACCCCGTTGTTGTAAGCGACGCTTATGCAACGGAACGCCAATTATTACGTCTATTTCTTTTATCAGTTCACTTTCCGATTTGAGTTGATAACCGTACCAGCCAGCTATTTCCTTTGCAGCTTCTTTTTGGCCTTTATATTTAATCTGATGGATTAGTTTTTGTACTGTACCAGCCTTTGCGTAGTGGATGAAAGATGCCACAAAATGAATGGGGACTTTTCCGGCGAACTTATTGAGAAGATTTTGGTCATAAGGCTGACGATGTTGATTTGTTTCCGGTAAATTAATCCGGCAATGCGTACAAAGTAACTTTTCGTGATCACCCAAAGACCGGCTACAACCGAGACATAGCACAGGAAAAAGTAGGTCCGTAAAGTCAGCTACAAGTGTTCGAATAAACCGAAACATGGTGATTGTTCGTTAGTTAAAAGAAATCGTTGTAAATTAGAGAGAACAATAACTGCCTGAATTGTTGTGGATATAAAAAACATAGATGAGGCCTGGAATGAACTGCTTAACCAACTCGAAAATTTGGTTGGCAAGCGCCCTGTTGACCTCAACGCCGTCCTGTTTTTGATTGGCGTACAAGAACTGGGGAAGGGGCCCCGACGATTTTCGAAAGAAGTAAAACAGGACTTAATGCACATTGCTGTTTGTCGGGTATTGAGCCAGTCAGGTTATTATTCCTTCGAGGGTTATGACAAAGATGGCTGGCCACAATGGACATTAATGAAGCCAATTCCGCATGCTGATTTATTAACGCAAGAGATTTTTTTGAAAGAACATGTAATTTCCTACTTCCAGTCTGAATTAGTTTAACCGCTCAACCTGAATACCTATGCACTCGTCAAACTCTTACACGATGTTAGTGCAACGCATTGAAGAATACAAAAAACGCTACTTCCAGAATCAATTGGTTAAAGGCGTTTTATTCTTTGTTGCCTTGCTTGGAAGTGGATATCTACTTATCAATACCGCCGAATTCATCGGGCGTTTCAACTCAGTTGGTCGGGGAATTCTGTTTTTCAGCTTTCTACTGACTATCCTTGCTGGCCTATTT comes from Spirosoma aureum and encodes:
- the mfd gene encoding transcription-repair coupling factor, whose protein sequence is MKPEDLLGLYADDSYIKLLAEPFSHKPTSEPQRLQIKGMAGSLDAVLASSIYKSVGGNHLYILTDRDEAAYFFNDLQNLLGREVLLFPMSYKKPYQYEEVENANVLMRAEVLNKLNPAPKDGLLMVTYPEALSEKVINKRSLQANTLTIRVGEKLDTNFVAELLNDYEFEKTDFVYEAGQFSVRGGIIDVFSFASEFPFRIDLFDDEVESIRKFNPESQLSTDPVDFINIIPNIQTKLTQETREPFFDFLPEGTTIWAKDVEFTLEIIEKCYEKAEQSFATVLANSGGIQIVADPGDLFETRRTFLNELKTFRTVEFGRKFYFKTESRQQYSSKPQPSFNKDFKRLVDVLGENQSKGFTNIIAAESFKQLDRLRTIFEELDPFVKFQPMNVGLREGFIDEALKIACFTDHQIFDRYYKYRVQDKFSKSKALTLRELKTLQPGDYVTHVDHGIGRFAGLEKVDHAGNEQEAIRLIYRDNDILLVSIHSLHKIAKYSGKEGGPPTMSKLGSQEWEQKKSRVRKQVKDIARELIALYAKRRTAPGYAYSRDSFLQAELESSFLYEDTPDQAKATNDVKDDMEQPHPMDRLVCGDVGFGKTEIAIRAAFKAVTDNKQVAVLVPTTILAMQHFKTFSERMADFPVKIDYINRFRTAAQTKEILKGVSSGEIGILIGTHRIVNKDIKFKDLGLLVIDEEQKFGVKTKDRLKEMRVEVDVLTLTATPIPRTLHFSLMGARDLSVIATPPPNRQPVTTEVHPFNETIIRDAISYEIRRGGQVFFVHNRVNDIESIGNLILRLVPEARIGVAHGQMDGDKLERVMTRFIEGDYDVLVSTNIIESGLDISNANTILINNAHYFGLSDLHQMRGRVGRSNRKAFCYLLTPPPSVMTSDARKRLQTLEDFSDLGEGFKIAMRDLDIRGAGNLLGAEQSGFVNDLGFEMYHKILDEAVQELRENEFKDLFETKPGDLKLALPDTVIETDLQVVIPERYVSNISERLALYTRLDSIQNTEELQAFHQEVLDRFGPMPEEVENLIKMVNVRWKAERLYLEKLTLKNNILKGYFVSNGNDDFFKSDQFGKVIEYIKRNPAHCSLKESKNRLVFTHNNVYSVEQLNEIMGNLTS
- a CDS encoding SUMF1/EgtB/PvdO family nonheme iron enzyme, with product MIQKYHLQRVAYVLLAMAALASCKSKHPTSVQPGKKSTATGIAYNQKDGFQVKKFAGQKAGPNLVFVEGGRFTMGALEEDVMNSRDNRERTVSIQSFYMDETEIANVHYLEYLNAITRDSSEEVVKAALPDTTVWANPLSFNDSYVTQYLRYPAFRYYPVVGVSWVQASDYAVWRSNAVNNELAKGGTKKKGGGFSLKRKSKKEAEPALAEATTSTAPPKPSLESGMVLPDYRLPTEAEWEYAAKALIGTQYMDENQINQRIYPWDGSSVRNPKKGRKQGQMLANFKRGRGDYAGIAGRSNDGAIITAEIYSYPANDFGLYNMAGNVNEWVYDVYRPLSYQDVNDLNPIRRNGYMDDAKNYDSKNKQSLIDDKLRVYKGGSWNDVAYWLSPGTRRFLDQDSATAMIGFRCAMIGVGRNK
- a CDS encoding ComF family protein; translation: MASFIHYAKAGTVQKLIHQIKYKGQKEAAKEIAGWYGYQLKSESELIKEIDVIIGVPLHKRRLQQRGYNQADWIAEGLSEALNVPARTDILIRKRFKESQTRKNRLERWENVKTVFAVPNPEEIEGKNIVIVDDVLTTGSTIEACAIELLRAGCKSVGVLTLATTR